DNA from Leptospira mayottensis 200901116:
GTCAAGGCCAGAGAGGTGGAAGAGATTCCTCTTCACGCGGCGGAACTTCGTCCCGTTCTGGTATGGGAGGAGGAAAAGGTGGCGGCTCTGTCGGAGGGTCTAAAGGACCTAGTCCGAGAGATAGAAAAGCTCTCGAAGACGAAATGGGAAATTTCATCAATCGTCTTTCCGTTCGGGTTAAATGTTGGTTGGGAAGAGTTACCGGATTTTCTTCTCCCGATCTATTACCTACTTTTTTATCCGATTTTAATCTCTATGGAAAAAAATCCCTTCTTGAATTGAACTTTGTTGGAAATGATATCCTCGGAAATCCGACATACGCGGGAAAGATAGCAAAGGAACTCGACGCTCAGAATCCCATTTATATTGAACTTTTAGGGAGAATGCATAAGCTATACGATAACGCGGAAGTAAACCAAGTGTTAGAGCCGCATAACGCGGCCCCGGATCTACCCGTTGCGATTTCCAGAGTCAAAGATCCCTTGTATTCCATTTTTAAAAAATTATACTATGTTTATCCGTTTCAGGGAAGTTATGTGAAGGCTCTCAATCTCGGATACTCCGCCCTGGAAAAATTGGAAGGGAAACCTACTGCTATCTACAACACGAAGAAAAAGCGCGCTCTTCAGGAATTCGATTATCTATTCGGAACCTTATTCGAAAAGTTTTATCTTGTCGTTCTTAGAAACGAAAACAAGAACATTCCTCTCTTAAGCAATACGATGGAATCCGTTCTCGGAATTCTTCCCGAAGAGAAACCGGGTCATAGACAGCAAGGGGAAGAGTTGGATGAAATCTCCGGAGGTGCGACACCCGAAGAGGGCGCTCCCGTAGAAGAAAAGAAAGAAGAAACCAACCCCGAAGATTCCCTCAGTAAAGAACTCAAATACGGTTTGAAACTGATGAGAATGCTTCCTCTTGATCAGCTTCGTAAAAAACACGATCCGAAGGGAGAATATGAAGATATTCTTTCTGAGGATAAGGCGTTTTTGACCTGGCTTTTCTTTAAGGAATTTGACGCCGAATATTCTTTCGTGATGACAACCAAAAAGATCGAAATTAAACCTGCGATCGTAAATGGCGCTAAGGTCGACTATAGAGAGAAGATGATCGATCATTATGAGACGACTCGGGCTTCAATCGAGCAGTTTAGAATTTACGATCAGTATTATAAGGAACTAAAAAATCATCTTAAAAATCCGGGTGCCAATTACATCGAAGCCTCTAAAAAAACTAGCGCTTTAGAAACAAAAAAAAGCCAACAATCCAGAAATGTCCGTGTGACGGTTAAAGAATTCGTGGAAAAGACAGCCGAAATTTTGGAGAAACTCATCACAGATATGAAATCCAAAAAAGAGATCGTCACTAACATGGATGAAATTATGACCTTGGATATGATGGAATCAAAAAGAAGGTTGAATAAAAAACCGATCAAACAGTGTATCATGGAAGCGTATTGTTTTGCGATTGCGTTTGCGGGCCGTCTTGAAAACGGGGATTTATTCGGAGGAGTAACCGAACTTTCTTCCGAAGAGATGGAAAAAGAATTCGGTATCAAAACGGAACAATCTTCTGTTAACGAATCCGATCTAGGAATTCCGGGAGGCGGCTCGTCCGGAGCCGGGGGGGCTGAAAAACTCGATTCGGACTCGTTAGGCGTTGATCCTTCCATTTTAGGCGATTGATCGGGCGGTATCGATTTTGGCTTCCGCAAAAGTTACACTTTTTCAAAAACATATCAACCGACCCGTTTCGAACGATCAGAAACTAAAACTTTCGAGGGAAAAATCTGACTTTTTACTTTTGCCGGAGTATTTTCCATTCTACGATTTGTCTTCCTCTCCGGAAAAACTTTCCGAAAAATCTAAAATCCTTTCCGACGAGCTCTTGCAGATTTCCGAATATTATAAAGGTGTAATTATCGGAGGGTCCATGTTCAGAAAGGACGATTTCGGAAAACTGAAAATCAGCGTTCCGATCATTCAGGATGTGGTAGTCGTGGATTGGTATGATAAACGGGAACTTTCCTCTGAAGAAAACGTTGCCACTCCGGGCGATGCGGAAACGATTTTTATCATGGGAGGTTTTCGTTTCGGGGTCGTGGCTGGAAAGGAAATCCTAAGTTTCAAACGTTTGGAGGAATTGAAATCTCAGGGTGTAAATCTTCTTTTTCACATTGATTGCATTTCGGAACCTGATTTCACTCACGCACAGGACTTAGAACGTTATGTGAAGCTTTCTTCTCAGTATGATATTTTTATTGCAAGAGTTGGGGGTGTTGGTGCGGTGTTCGGTCATAATTGTATCGGTAGAAGTCTTTTGTCCACTTCTTCCGGAGTGAATTGGAAGGTCGCTGAATCAGAAAAGAACAAAGAGGTTATCAAAACCGTTACGATCAACGGTGTGAACAGTTTGTTTTAGGTTTTTAATATTCAAAAACTGAAATGTGTTTCTCGGAATTCCATCGTTTAAAATTGTAGACCGGTCCGTTTTGAGGTTCTCTCTAACCAAATTTTCCTGGGACGATTGACGTAAAAATCTACTGAGAGATTTTTTCTTGATTTTCCTTAATCCTGTTTTTTTTCAAAATCAAAGTTTCCAAGTCGATCAGTTTTTGTTTTCTTACTTCTTCCAGAGGAGTTCTTCCTTGTGTATCCGAGATGTTCGGGTCGGCGCCTAGTTCTAGTAACTTTTCGGATAAGGCAATTCTCCTTTTGAGAATGGCCTGTAAAAGTGGGGTGATTCCTTCCGCATTTCTATGATTTACGTTCGTTCCGCTTTTTACGAGAAGTTCCGGGATTCGAGGGTCGATATCGGATTCTTCCGAAAGAAAATGAAGCGCGTTGTCGACTCCGGCTTGGATCTGTTTTCCATCTTGGCTCTTATCATGAAGGCGGCTCGTATAATCCGCCTTTGCGTTGTTTTTCAAAAGAAATTCTACAATTGAAAAATTTGCCGAAGACGAACCGGCTCCGCACGCAAGAAAGAGAGGAAATTCCTCCGGACTTCCCTTATCGAAGTTTACATCGGCCTGATTCTCTACTAGAAACTGTACAAGCACGAGATTCCCATGACGAATCGCCACATTTAAGATTGAAACGGGAAGAGTCTTTGTTGCATCGACCTTGGAAAGATATTCCAATTTAGCTCCGGATTCGATCAATCGTTTCGGAACCGCGAGGTCGTCTATGTCTAGAACTTTTACATCAAAAAGTCCAGATAAACTTTCCATCAGTACGGAACTTCCATCTTTATCCTGAGCGTTTACGTTGGCTCCCGCACGGATTAGAACTTCCGCGACTTCGGGTCTGTGGTCCGCGAGCATCAAAGCTGTTTTGCCTCTGGAATCGGTAGCGTCTACGGAAGCTCCCGCTTGGATTAAAAGTTGCGTTTTTTTAGGATCTCCTTCCTGGACGGATCGTAAAAACTCGCTGTCCAAAGCCGGGTCGGCCCATAGAAGGAACGGAACTATTAAAAGGAGACTATGAATTCTTAAAATCATCGTAATATTGATAAACCCTCGTACTATATTAAATCGGATTTTTTACGTGTGGTATCCACATTTTTGAAATCCGTTTTTTATAGGAATCTGAAAATACTTTGACCCTTTCTTCTTTCAGAGGTTCCTATTTGTTTTCAGAGTTCTTTCAAATGCATCGATCCTTTTGAAAATGCACATATTATGACTCTCTAGGTAACCGATTCCTGTCTGAAAAACTCTATACATAACAGCTTCTATGCGGAGTTTTTATTGATGATTTCCGTCGAATCCAAATCGTTTTGAGAAAAGAAGGAAATTTTTGTTTTCAAATCCATGAACCAAAGAATCGCTTCGAAATCCGGCTGGGTCAAGTCAAAATAACTCTTGAGTCGAATGCCCGAAATGGTTTCATCATCTTATGATTCCCGTTTTACTCATAGGTCTGGGGAGAATTGCTTCTCTCCTGGAAAAGGACTCCTTTCGTAACCGTCCTTGCACGCACGCTGGAGCGATTTTTTCACCTTGGGGAAAAAAGAAATTCTTTCTCGTAGGAGCGATTGATCCATCCGAAGATCGAAGGAACCGATTTTGCAAAGATTGGAATATTCCAAAAAATTTATGTTTTCCCGATTTTAAAAATTGGGCTTCCTCGTTTTATTCTTCCCAAAGTAAAAAAGATTCGGCAGTTACAAGTCCGGACAATAGGACTGAGTATTCCGATAGGAAAACGAAACGTAGGAACTCTTCGGGAACACGATTGATTTATCCAGAAGGTCTGGATTTGGCTAACTTCAAAAATGTAAATTCTGCCGATTTACGATCGGAAAAAAAAAGCCGTAACTCATTACATTCGAATTCAATCGACTTGAGTTCCTATCTTGTAGTGATCGCGACCCCCTCTGAGACGCACTATCAACTTGCAAAGGCCGCGATCGAATTTGGGTTTCGTCATCTTTTGGTCGAAAAACCGGTTTGCCATTCTCTTCCGCTTGCGCGCAAACTCGCGGAACTCTGTTATAAAACGGGAACGGATCTGCGAGTCAATCACGAGAGAAGATACCATCCTATTTACAAACAAGTTCGTAAATGGATCCAAGAAGAAACTTACGGGCCGGTTCGAACGATACGCGCATCCGTTCTGACTTCTGTGAGAAATCCGGGTCGCGCAGTTTTGGACAAAACTGGACCTCTCTTTCATGACGGAACTCACGCGGTTGATCTTTTAACCTGGTATCTGGGAATGCCGGACCGGGTCGTTTCTGTTTTACGATCCTACCCAA
Protein-coding regions in this window:
- a CDS encoding ankyrin repeat domain-containing protein, which produces MILRIHSLLLIVPFLLWADPALDSEFLRSVQEGDPKKTQLLIQAGASVDATDSRGKTALMLADHRPEVAEVLIRAGANVNAQDKDGSSVLMESLSGLFDVKVLDIDDLAVPKRLIESGAKLEYLSKVDATKTLPVSILNVAIRHGNLVLVQFLVENQADVNFDKGSPEEFPLFLACGAGSSSANFSIVEFLLKNNAKADYTSRLHDKSQDGKQIQAGVDNALHFLSEESDIDPRIPELLVKSGTNVNHRNAEGITPLLQAILKRRIALSEKLLELGADPNISDTQGRTPLEEVRKQKLIDLETLILKKNRIKENQEKISQ